Part of the Rhabdothermincola salaria genome is shown below.
CCTTGAGGTGGCCGAGCTCGACGAGGTCGTCGTAGGACCCCGAGCCGACCTCGGCGGTGGACAGCACGACCCGCAGATCGGGACCGTTGTCGGTGTCGAGGTCCTCGATGCGCAGCAGCCGCGAGCCGTCGGGCTGCACCACCAGGTAGGCCTGGCCCGAGGCGGGGTGGTCGAGGCTGGTGAACTCACCGAACGACACCGCCACCGGGGCGCCGGTGCGCTCGGCCTCGGCCAGCCCCGCCTCGAGCGGGTCGGCCGGCATCGCCGGCTCATCCGCCATCGGCTCATCCGCCATCGGCTCATCCGCCATCGGCTCATCCGCCATCGGCTCGTCGGCCATCGGTTCGTCGGCCATCGGTTCCCCGGCGGCACCGGCCACGACCAGGCCGGGCAGCGCCTCGTCGACCTTGTCGTCGATGAACAGCTTCTGGGGCTGGAACACGATCAGCACGTAGGCGACGACGGCCACCAGCACGGCACCGCCGACCGCACCGCCGATCCAGAGACCCCGACGCCGTCGGCGGGGCCGCTCGTCGGCCGGGTACGAGGCACCGGGCTCGGGGGCGCCGGCATCAGTGGGGGAGGACGGGTTCTCGCTCATGACCGAGAGCATCCACCAGAGGTGTCGCCACGTGCTCACCAACCTCTCAACGTTCACGAAACTCGCGGCGTCGCCCCTCGACAGCCCACCGGCGAGTCGTACGCTTCGGTCGTGGACAGCCCCGAGACCGCCGGCACGGTGCTCGTCGTCGACGACGAGCCCACCGTGCGCGAGGTCGTCGCCCAGTACCTGCGGCGCGATGGCTACGCCGTCCACGAGTCCGGCGACGGCTCCGACGCGACCCAGTGGCTCGCCGACAACGACCCCGACCTGGTGGTGCTCGACGTGATGTTGCCCGGCGTCGACGGCCTCACCATCTTGAAGGACCTGCGTCGCCACAGCGACGTGCCGGTGATCCTGCTCACCGCCCGGGTCGAGGAGGTCGACCGCATCGTCGGCCTCGAGCTCGGCGCCGACGACTACGTGGTGAAGCCCTTCTCCCCCCGTGAGCTGGCCGTGCGGGTCCGCAACGTCCTGCGGCGCACGTCGTCGGGCAACAGCGACGGCAACGGTGGGGCTGCACCCGGCTCCGACCCCGAGCGGGTGCTGTGCTTCGGCGAGCTGCACATCGATCGCCGCGCCCGGGAGGTGACCGTGGCCGGGCGACCGGTCGCCCTCACCCCCAAGGAGTTCGACCTGCTCGACCACCTGGCAGCCTCGCCCCGCCAGGTCTTCTCCCGCCATCAACTGCTCACCCAGGTCTGGGACTCCTCGGCCGACTACCAGGACCCGGCCACCGTCACCGTCCACGTGGGGCGCCTGCGCCAGAAGCTCGAGGCCGACCCGAACGAACCCCGTTGGATCGCCACCGTGTGGGGCGTCGGCTACCGGTTCGAACCATGAGCGCTCCCTTCGTGACCGCCGCCGCCACCTGGTCCGAGGAGATCGCCGCCCACCCCGGGCGGGCCGCGCTCGCCTCGATCGTCCTGCTCGCCGCCGTGCTGGGTGCCGGCTGGCTGGTGCGGGCCATGAACCGGCGCACCCGGTCGCTGCGGGCCCAGGTCCTCACCATCACCCTCACCGGGTTGGCCCTGGGCACCGCCGCCGCCCTGGCCCTGGCCTGGCTCATGGTGCTCGACGGCGGCGACCTGGCCACCGTGATCTCGGTGCTGGCCCTCACCTCGGTGTTCGCCGCCGGGCTGGTCATCGTGGCCACCGCCCCGCTCGGTCGCGACGTCCGCCACCTCGAGGCCACGGTCGGACGCATCGAACACGGGGACCGCACGGCCCGGGCCCGCATCGACCGGGCCGACGAGCTGGGCCACGTCGGCCGGGCCCTCGATCAGCTCAACGCCCGCCTCGACGACCTCGAACGAGAGCGCACGGCCCTCGAGGCCGAGCGCACCGAGGTGCTGGCCAGCATCAGCCACGACCTGCGCACCCCGCTCGCCGCGCTGCGCGCCGCGGTGGAGGCGCTGGCCGACGGCGTCGTCGACGACGCCCCCCGCTGGTACCGGTCGATGCAGCGAGACGTCGAGGCCCTCGGCGCCCTCGTCGACGACCTGTTCCTGCTGGTGCGGGTCGAGAGCGGCCGCCTCGACCTCGCCGTCACCTCCATCGACCTGGCCGAGGTGGCCGACACCGCCCTCGACGCCCTCGCCCCCACCGCCGGGGCCGCGGGGGTGGGCCTCACCCTCGACACGGCCGGGCGGGTCGGCACCCAGGGCGACGCCGCCGCCCTCGGGCGCGTGGTGCGCAACCTGGTCGACAACGCCATCCGCCACACCCCGGCGGGCTCCACCGTGCACGTGTCGGTGGGGGTCGACCCGAGCGGGCCCTGGATCCGCGTCGTCGACGAAGGACCCGGCTTCGACCCCGAGTTCGCCACCCGGGCCTTCGACCGCTTCACCCGAGCCGATGCCAGCCGCACCCGCGACACCGGCGGCGCCGGGCTGGGCCTGGCCATCGCCCGCGGCCTGGTGGAGGCCCACGGCGGTGAGGTCTGGGTCGAACCGCCCCCCGGCGGCCGGGTGGCCTTCAGCCTTCCCGCCGAACCCACGAGCGCCACCCCCGGATGAGGGCCGCCCGCGGCTCGGCGGCCACCCGTCGATCCTCAGTCCGTGGGTGAGCGGAGCCGGCGGCGCAAGGTGACCACCGACAGCGCCAGGATCACCGGGTAGATCTCCAGGCGGCCCAGCAGCATCTGGACCATGGTCACCAGGCGGGCCGTCCACGGCAGGGTGAGGTAGTCGCTGGCCGGGCCCACGTCGCCGAGACCCGGGCCCACGTTGCCGAAGCTCGACGCCGCCGCCGAGACCGACGTGACGATGTCAGGGCCGGTGAGGGCGATGAGCAGCGCGCCGCCACCGAACACGACCAGGGCCATGAGCACGAAGCCGACGATGTGGCCGGCCACCCGTTCGTCGACGCTGCTCCCGCCGATGCGCACCGGGCGCACCAGTCGGGGGTGCAGCTGGCGCAGGGCGGCCCGATGGGCGTAGCTGGCCGCGGCCAGCACCCGGACGAGCTTGACGCCACCGGCCGTGGACCCGGCCATGGCTCCGATGGGCAACAGCAACAGGATGACCATCTGGGCGGCCTGGCTCCAGAGACCGAAGTCGGCGGTGGCGTACCCGGTGGTGGAGGTGACCGAGGTGATGGTGAAGAACGAGTCGCGGAGGTGGCGTTCGACCGAGGTGTCGGTGTCGGCGACGACGAGCACGACCAGGGTGGCGACGAGGACCACCGCGGCGTAGGTGCGGAACTCCGCCGATCGCAGCAACGGACCGGGCCGGCCTCGCAGGGCGCGGTAGTAGAGAGCGAAGCTGCCCCCGGCGAGGAACATGGCGACGATGGCGATCCACTCGACGAGCGCCGAGTCGAAGTGGGCCAACGACGCGTTGTGGGGCGAGAAGCCCCCGGTGGACACGGTCGTGAACGAGTGGGCGAAGCCGTCGTAGAGGCTGGTGCCGGCCAACACGTAGGCCGCGACCACCACCAGGGTGAAGCCCACGTAGACCAACCAGAGGTTGCGGGCGGTGTGGCGCACGCGGGGGGTGAGCCGCTCCCCCGCCGGCCCCGGCGCCTCGGCCTGCATGAGGCTCATGGCCCCGGCCCCCACGGTGGGCAGCACCGCGATCACCAACACGATGACCCCCATGCCGCCGATCCACTGGGTGATGGCCCGGTACATCAACAGGCCCTGGGAGGTGTCGGCCACCGGCCGCAGCACCGTCGCCCCCGTGGTGGTGAAACCGGAGATGGACTCGAACAGGGCCTGGTCGGGGGCGGTGAGCCGTCCGGTGGCCAGGTACGGCAGCGCGCCCACCACGGCGAGGGCCACCCACGCCAGGGTGACGGTGACGAACACGTCGAGGATGCGGACCTCGTGCGGAGGCTCGGTGGCGCGCCACACGACGAGACCCACGACGAGGGTGGGAACGCCGCAGGCGAGCAGCGCCACCGCGTCCGGCCCGCTGTCGGCGATCTCGACGACGGCCCCGATGAGCATGCCCACCCCCGCCACCGCGCCGGAGAGGGCGGCCACGTAGAGCGGGAGGGAGCGTCGACGGCGCGACGGTGTGAGCCAGCGCTCGACGAACACCTCGGTCATCGCACGAAGAGCTGGCGGGCCTTGCCCACGTCGCCGGCGCGGGCGAACACGGCCACGGTGTCGCCGGCTGCCAGCTCGGTGGGGCCGTGGACGATCTCGACGCGGCCGTCCGGTCGCACCACGGCGCCGAGGAGCACGCCGCGAGGCGTGCGCAGGTCGGCCACCACCCCGCCGTCGGCCGTGCTCCCCGGCTCGACCACGAACTCGTTGACCTCCACGTCGCTCTCGAGGAAGGTCGTGACCGAACCGGTGCCGCCGCGCATCTCCCGCAGCACGGTGTTGGCCGACGCCGTGCGGGGGCTCAGCGTGGCGTCGATGCCGAAGCGGGTGACGAGCGGCAGCAGGGCCAGGCGATGCAGCACCGCGATGGTGAACCCCGACCCCTCGGCCCCGGCGAAGGCGCAGGCCAAGACGTTGGCGGTGTCCTCGCCGGTGGTGGCGACCACGGCGTCCATGGTGGCCACCGACTCCTCCACCAACAGCTCGATGTCGGTGATGTCGCCCTGGATCACCCTCATCTTCGGTGCCGCCGCCGCCAGGTCCTCGGCCAGGGCGCCGTCACGCTCGACGAGCACGACCTCGGCCCCCTCGGCCGACATCGTGTTG
Proteins encoded:
- a CDS encoding sensor histidine kinase, with the protein product MSAPFVTAAATWSEEIAAHPGRAALASIVLLAAVLGAGWLVRAMNRRTRSLRAQVLTITLTGLALGTAAALALAWLMVLDGGDLATVISVLALTSVFAAGLVIVATAPLGRDVRHLEATVGRIEHGDRTARARIDRADELGHVGRALDQLNARLDDLERERTALEAERTEVLASISHDLRTPLAALRAAVEALADGVVDDAPRWYRSMQRDVEALGALVDDLFLLVRVESGRLDLAVTSIDLAEVADTALDALAPTAGAAGVGLTLDTAGRVGTQGDAAALGRVVRNLVDNAIRHTPAGSTVHVSVGVDPSGPWIRVVDEGPGFDPEFATRAFDRFTRADASRTRDTGGAGLGLAIARGLVEAHGGEVWVEPPPGGRVAFSLPAEPTSATPG
- a CDS encoding response regulator transcription factor, whose amino-acid sequence is MDSPETAGTVLVVDDEPTVREVVAQYLRRDGYAVHESGDGSDATQWLADNDPDLVVLDVMLPGVDGLTILKDLRRHSDVPVILLTARVEEVDRIVGLELGADDYVVKPFSPRELAVRVRNVLRRTSSGNSDGNGGAAPGSDPERVLCFGELHIDRRAREVTVAGRPVALTPKEFDLLDHLAASPRQVFSRHQLLTQVWDSSADYQDPATVTVHVGRLRQKLEADPNEPRWIATVWGVGYRFEP
- a CDS encoding DM13 domain-containing protein, which codes for MSTWRHLWWMLSVMSENPSSPTDAGAPEPGASYPADERPRRRRRGLWIGGAVGGAVLVAVVAYVLIVFQPQKLFIDDKVDEALPGLVVAGAAGEPMADEPMADEPMADEPMADEPMADEPMADEPAMPADPLEAGLAEAERTGAPVAVSFGEFTSLDHPASGQAYLVVQPDGSRLLRIEDLDTDNGPDLRVVLSTAEVGSGSYDDLVELGHLKGNIGNQNYEIPADLDLSSMRSVVIWCERFGSPFGEAPTIVGT
- a CDS encoding TrkH family potassium uptake protein, with the translated sequence MTEVFVERWLTPSRRRRSLPLYVAALSGAVAGVGMLIGAVVEIADSGPDAVALLACGVPTLVVGLVVWRATEPPHEVRILDVFVTVTLAWVALAVVGALPYLATGRLTAPDQALFESISGFTTTGATVLRPVADTSQGLLMYRAITQWIGGMGVIVLVIAVLPTVGAGAMSLMQAEAPGPAGERLTPRVRHTARNLWLVYVGFTLVVVAAYVLAGTSLYDGFAHSFTTVSTGGFSPHNASLAHFDSALVEWIAIVAMFLAGGSFALYYRALRGRPGPLLRSAEFRTYAAVVLVATLVVLVVADTDTSVERHLRDSFFTITSVTSTTGYATADFGLWSQAAQMVILLLLPIGAMAGSTAGGVKLVRVLAAASYAHRAALRQLHPRLVRPVRIGGSSVDERVAGHIVGFVLMALVVFGGGALLIALTGPDIVTSVSAAASSFGNVGPGLGDVGPASDYLTLPWTARLVTMVQMLLGRLEIYPVILALSVVTLRRRLRSPTD